A single region of the Eremothecium gossypii ATCC 10895 chromosome V, complete sequence genome encodes:
- a CDS encoding putative peptide hydrolase (Syntenic homolog of Saccharomyces cerevisiae YMR114C) translates to MCGRYALAWNQDQLYDQLKLQHVPVNQSRLEFSPSYNIAPTQMAPVYHGQTLELMNWGVVPRRSHASETNQRYSTFNARSEKLLESQLWEPLCARTRCAVPITGYYEWQSRTSGRQPYFVHRKDKQVLFLAGMYSRAESASGSGTLSYTIVTAPAPRELAWLHDRMPVVLRPESPQWADWLDAGRVQWDAEDLVRVLTPQFDAMLAWHAVTPDVGRVANNSARLMRPLPPRPSVVDMLRASARGAAARPQDKASRKRQGLRRPGRQLPPAGRPAGPLPQTRAPCSDEPLPQRPRRP, encoded by the coding sequence ATGTGTGGAAGGTATGCCCTTGCCTGGAATCAGGACCAGCTGTATGACCAGCTAAAGTTGCAGCACGTCCCTGTGAATCAAAGCAGATTGGAGTTCAGCCCCTCGTACAACATCGCCCCGACGCAGATGGCGCCGGTGTACCATGGTCAGACATTAGAGCTAATGAACTGGGGAGTCGTCCCTCGCCGGAGCCACGCATCGGAAACGAATCAGCGGTACAGCACGTTCAATGCGCGCTCGGAGAAGTTACTAGAGAGCCAGCTGTGGGAACCACTATGCGCACGCACGCGGTGCGCCGTGCCCATTACGGGGTATTACGAGTGGCAGAGTCGAACCAGCGGGCGACAACCGTACTTTGTGCACCGCAAGGATAAGCAGGTGCTCTTTTTGGCAGGTATGTACAGTCGAGCGGAGTCCGCGAGCGGTTCCGGCACACTGAGCTATACAATTGTCACAGcaccggcgccgcgcgAGCTCGCGTGGTTGCACGACCGCATGCCGGTGGTCTTACGTCCGGAGAGCCCACAGTGGGCGGACTGGCTCGACGCTGGACGTGTGCAGTGGGATGCTGAAGACCTTGTACGTGTACTCACACCGCAATTCGACGCAATGCTCGCTTGGCATGCGGTGACACCAGACGTCGGCAGAGTGGCCAACAACAGCGCGCGTCTGATGCGCCCGCTGCCCCCCCGCCCGAGCGTTGTAGATATGCTACGCGCTAGTGCTcgcggcgcagcagctcgccCACAAGATAAAGCGAGCCGCAAACGACAAGGTTTGCGTCGCCCCGGGCGgcagctgccgcccgcAGGGCGTCCAGCGGGTCCGCTACCGCAGACACGTGCGCCGTGTAGCGACGAGCCGCTGCCGCAACGTCCTCGGAGGCCATAG
- the FOL3 gene encoding dihydrofolate synthase (Syntenic homolog of Saccharomyces cerevisiae YMR113W (FOL3) and YKL132C (RMA1)), whose translation MELGLGRITQVLRQLHSPHERMRVLHVAGTNGKGSVCAYLAAVLRAGGERVGRFTSPHLVHPRDAITVDGEVIGAATYAALKAEVVAAGTCTEFEAQTAVALTHFARLECTWCVVEVGVGGRLDATNVVPGGRKLCAITKVGLDHQALLGGTLAVVAREKAGIVVPGVRFVAVDGTNAPSVLAEVRAAAAKVGAEVHETGGAPVCTVSWGAVAASALPLAGAYQVQNAGVALALLDHLQQLGEISVSHAALERGLKAVEWPGRLQQVEYDLGGVHVPLLFDGAHNPCAAEELARFLNERYRGPGGSPLIYVLAVTCGKEIDALLAPLLKPHDRVFATSFGAVESMPWVAAMASEDVAAAARRYTAHVSAVADPLDALRAAAAARGDANLVVCGSLYLVGELLRREH comes from the coding sequence ATGGAGCTGGGACTCGGGCGGATAACACAAGTGCTGCGGCAGCTTCACAGCCCGCATGAAAGGATGCGCGTGCTGCACGTGGCCGGTACGAACGGTAAGGGCTCGGTCTGTGCGTACCTCGCGGCAGtgctgcgcgcgggcggAGAGCGAGTGGGAAGGTTCACGAGCCCGCACCTGGTGCACCCGCGGGATGCGATCACGGTGGATGGGGAGGTGATCGGGGCGGCGACGTACGCGGCCCTGAAGGCGGAGGTGGTCGCGGCGGGGACATGCACGGAGTTTGAGGCGCAAACGGCGGTGGCGTTGACGCACTTTGCGCGGTTAGAGTGCACGTGGTGTGTGGTGGAGGTGGGCGTGGGCGGGCGGCTGGACGCAACGAACGTTGTGCCGGGAGGCCGCAAGCTGTGCGCCATCACCAAGGTAGGACTAGACCACCAGGCGCTGCTCGGCGGGACGCTGGCGGTGGTTGCGCGCGAGAAGGCGGGGATTGTGGTGCCAGGCGTGCGGTTTGTGGCGGTGGACGGAACGAACGCGCCGAGTGTGCTTGCGGAGGTGCGTGCTGCGGCAGCGAAGGTGGGGGCGGAGGTGCACGAGACGGGAGGGGCGCCTGTGTGTACGGTTTCATGGGGCGCAGtggcggcgagcgcgctgccgctggcgGGTGCGTACCAAGTACAGAACGCAGGCGTGGCGCTAGCGCTGCTAGACCATCTGCAGCAACTGGGGGAGATCTCGGTGAGTCACGCGGCACTGGAGCGCGGGCTCAAAGCAGTGGAGTGGCCGGGacggctgcagcaggtggagTACGACCTGGGCGGCGTCCACGTCCCACTGCTCTTTGACGGGGCGCACAACCCCTGTGCTGCAGAGGAGCTGGCTCGCTTTCTCAATGAGAGGTACCGCGGGCCCGGAGGCTCTCCGCTCATTTACGTACTGGCGGTGACATGTGGCAAAGAGATCGATGCGCTTCTGGCGCCGCTGTTAAAGCCGCACGACCGAGTGTTCGCCACATCGTTCGGAGCCGTGGAGAGCATGCCGTGGGTAGCGGCTATGGCCTCCGAGGACGTTGCGGCAGCGGCTCGTCGCTACACGGCGCACGTGTCTGCGGTAGCGGACCCGCTGGACGCCCTgcgggcggcagctgcCGCCCGGGGCGACGCAAACCTTGTCGTTTGCGGCTCGCTTTATCTTGTGggcgagctgctgcgccgcgAGCACTAG
- the MED11 gene encoding Med11p (Syntenic homolog of Saccharomyces cerevisiae YMR112C (MED11)): protein MPQPDSVKARLAALDRIDDELCAVLQHAQATIGALAELKRGHAALQPQLEQHVRDYYRTLEHSTVALRNEIRELDAAVGTQLLPVNIGKRAVGQDQEKLSEQLAQMDKYVGSM, encoded by the coding sequence ATGCCGCAGCCCGACTCAGTTAAGGCCCGTCTGGCTGCTCTCGACCGCATCGACGACGAGCTGTGCGCCGTACTACAGCACGCACAGGCCACCATCGGCGCCCTTGCAGAGCTGAAGCGTGGCCACGCGGCCCTCCAGCCCCAGCTTGAACAGCACGTCCGCGACTACTATCGCACACTGGAGCACAGCACAGTTGCACTACGCAACGAAATCCGTGAGCTGGATGCTGCTGTGGGAACGCAGTTGTTACCGGTCAATATCGGTAAGCGCGCGGTGGGACAGGACCAAGAGAAGCTAAGCGAGCAGCTGGCACAAATGGACAAGTACGTAGGCAGTATGTAG
- the EUC1 gene encoding Euc1p (Syntenic homolog of Saccharomyces cerevisiae YMR111C), which produces MYASGHGNGARAPAGGRRGSVDGAGELQGLVLDQITKIQERQQRLDERLDKLAREQEEFYLNGYKKMDQGFKDVSKCLQEVRAMKEVFKEIIGVMTGERVRFVDHSNESCDAAEAQGVNQSELLVDNMRRQLQQRQSDWIRDRLALETRPGYGVKNEFEGERSVEQMLVQRQQELADVSDGRVPPDDFPTYRMNRAIRSVTDLAREYYEGLRGKPSVMSLERRFGSTWRNSSKERTFFHKRMCIINKINDIKDNPVKYQLPQDITRKMAIRVVENMRLGNNCFKGRRCCLTLSQLYVYLSKKMDTSSDYSLELRQVGKTTRELITQERIRSLEPPSRDSPMESPPDGIPGRPVMIAVSSAPASLPPFEFTPVVASSVEDSNDLEENGEEEDVDY; this is translated from the coding sequence ATGTACGCGAGCGGGCACGGGAAcggggcgcgggcgccggcgggcgggcggcgcggaaGTGTGGACGGGGCGGGCGAGTTGCAGGGTCTTGTTCTAGACCAAATCACGAAGATCCAggagcggcagcagcgactGGACGAGCGCCTGGACAAGCTTGCGCGGGAGCAAGAGGAGTTCTATCTAAATGGATACAAGAAGATGGATCAGGGCTTCAAGGATGTGAGCAAGTGCCTACAGGAGGTGCGGGCGATGAAGGAGGTGTTTAAAGAGATCATTGGGGTGATGACGGGGGAACGCGTGCGGTTTGTGGACCACTCGAACGAAAGCTGCGACGCCGCCGAGGCGCAGGGGGTGAACCAGTCGGAGCTGCTGGTAGACAACATgcggcggcagctgcagcagcggcagtCGGACTGGATTCGGGACCGGCTGGCGCTGGAGACGCGGCCGGGGTATGGGGTGAAGAACGAGTTCGAGGGAGAACGGTCTGTGGAGCAGATGCTGgtgcagcggcagcaggaGCTTGCGGACGTCAGCGACGGGCGCGTGCCCCCGGACGACTTTCCGACTTATCGCATGAACCGTGCGATACGCTCCGTGACGGACCTTGCGCGAGAGTACTACGAGGGGCTACGCGGCAAGCCCTCGGTGATGTCGCTGGAGCGCCGCTTCGGTTCGACCTGGCGCAACTCGAGCAAGGAACGGACCTTCTTCCATAAGCGCATGTGCATCATCAACAAGATCAACGATATAAAGGACAATCCTGTCAAATACCAGCTCCCGCAGGATATCACACGCAAGATGGCCATAAGAGTGGTCGAGAACATGCGGCTCGGTAACAACTgtttcaagggccgtcgCTGCTGCCTGACCCTGTCGCAGCTCTACGTTTACCTGTCCAAGAAGATGGACACCTCAAGCGACTATAGCCTTGAGTTGCGCCAGGTGGGCAAGACCACGCGAGAACTCATTACGCAAGAGAGGATACGAAGTTTAGAACCCCCTTCCCGCGACTCTCCAATGGAATCACCACCGGATGGAATCCCTGGGCGGCCGGTGATGATCGCTGTGTCGAGCGCGCCTGCATCACTCCCGCCATTCGAATTTACGCCCGTCGTCGCCAGCAGTGTCGAAGACAGCAACGACTTGGAGGAAAATGGCGAAGAGGAAGATGTGGACTACTGA
- the SHE2 gene encoding She2p (Syntenic homolog of Saccharomyces cerevisiae YKL130C (SHE2)), translated as MPIPDMSSQYPHQQEDMSQEEEPRGRKPQSMVDQEKQDYLDFIVPRLQITGKILQLTEEVIQEQANYISRYIDFLNKYINYQRKVSTLRFERATLIKYVKKLRFLNDFLYTYNADVNMITEPLQKLVRPLGSFFIRYLEIIDLLNYYLTQSLRNETISKTLNQDLVLSQECIAMADKTYRVYVKFVQWFIESSSSVTTGDLTMEIVQFTRKCAVEDGIDLGETDDVLLQEVQLVTSSEEFEDLLEKWQQVLHFQCADLDDTFNDNIRHWSELFDKKKEK; from the coding sequence ATGCCTATCCCCGATATGAGCAGCCAGTATCCTCACCAGCAAGAAGACATGTCGCAAGAAGAGGAGCCACGCGGCCGGAAGCCGCAGAGCATGGTTGATCAGGAGAAGCAAGATTACCTCGATTTCATAGTACCCAGGCTTCAGATCACGGGGAAGATCCTCCAGCTAACTGAAGAAGTGATCCAAGAGCAGGCGAACTATATTTCACGCTACATTGACTTCTTGAATAAGTACATTAACTATCAGAGAAAGGTGAGCACGCTGCGCTTCGAGCGCGCAACACTGATCAAATACGTCAAGAAGTTGCGATTCTTGAACGACTTCTTATACACATACAACGCCGATGTGAACATGATCACAGAACCATTGCAAAAACTGGTGAGGCCGCTTGGGTCCTTCTTCATCCGGTATCTCGAGATCATTGATTTGCTAAATTACTACTTGACGCAGTCATTACGCAACGAGACGATCTCCAAGACTCTGAACCAAGACCTGGTATTGAGCCAGGAATGTATCGCTATGGCTGACAAGACATACAGGGTCTATGTGAAGTTTGTACAGTGGTTCATCGAGTCCTCCTCCTCTGTGACGACGGGTGACCTGACGATGGAGATCGTCCAGTTCACAAGGAAATGTGCAGTCGAAGATGGTATCGACTTGGGGGAGACTGACGATGTCCTGCTCCAGGAGGTTCAACTTGTGACTAGTTCCGAAGAGTTTGAGGATCTCTTAGAGAAGTGGCAGCAAGTACTGCATTTTCAGTGTGCCGACCTGGATGACACCTTTAATGATAATATTAGGCATTGGAGCGAGCTCTTTGACAAAAAGAAAGAAAAATGA